The following are encoded in a window of Peromyscus eremicus chromosome 12, PerEre_H2_v1, whole genome shotgun sequence genomic DNA:
- the C12H3orf38 gene encoding uncharacterized protein C3orf38 homolog — protein MSGLSHLETEGCRHLLGLLDDDEIMALCDTVTNRLVQPVDRQDAIHAILVYSQNVEELLRRKKVHREVIFKYLAKHGVIVPPSTEKHNLIQYAKDYWEKQSPKLKETAESDTKTEDIQLFEQQAKEEQNAEKVDFRRLGEEFCHWFFELLNSQNPFLGPPQEEWGPQHFWHDVKLRFYYSTSEQNVIDYQGAEIVSLRLLSLVKEEFLFLSPNLDSQGLKCASSPHGLVMVGVAGTVHRGNTCLGIFEQIFGLIRSPFVENTWKIKFINLRIVGGSSLAPGTSLKPAVTFEQSDLEAFYNVITLCNNPSSGTGDQVLCSGDEALLNKREQNLPNPLKP, from the exons ATGTCTGGGCTCAGCCACTTAGAGACGGAGGGCTGCCGTCACCTGCTCGGCCTGCTGGACGATGACGAGATCATGGCCCTGTGCGACACCGTCACCAACCGCCTGGTGCAGCCTGTGGACCGCCAAG atgctATTCATGCAATATTAGTTTATAGCCAAAATGTAGAAGAACTTCTGAGGCGCAAAAAAGTCCACCGAGAAGTCATATTTAAGTATTTGGCAAAACACGGGGTGATTGTACCCCCAAGTACTGAAAAGCACAATCTTATTCAGTATGCAAAAGATTATTGGGAAAAACAGTCACCAAAATTGAAGGAGACAGCAGAATCAGATACAAAGACAGAGGACATCCAGCTCTTTGAACAG CAGGCAAAAGAAGAGCAAAACGCTGAAAAGGTTGATTTCCGTCGCTTAGGAGAAGAATTCTGCCACTGGTTCTTTGAACTTCTTAATTCTCAGAATCCTTTTCTGGGACCACCTCAAGAGGAATGGGGCCCACAGCACTTCTGGCATGATGTCAAGCTTAGGTTTTATTATAGCACCTCAGAACAAAACGTGATAGACTACCAAGGAGCAGAAATTGTGAGCCTTCGTTTACTGTCATTAGTGAAAGAggaatttctttttctcagtcCCAACCTCGATTCTCAAGGACTAAAATGTGCTTCTTCTCCTCATGGATTAGTTATGGTCGGAGTTGCAGGGACTGTCCACAGAGGAAATACTTGCTTGGGCATATTTGAACAAATTTTTGGACTTATCCGTAGCCCTTTTGTGGAAAATACTTGGAAAATCAAATTTATCAACCTGAGAATTGTTGGAGGAAGTTCCCTTGCTCCTGGAACATCCCTGAAACCAGCTGTTACATTTGAACAGAGTGATCTGGAGGCCTTTTATAATGTAATCACTTTGTGTAATAACCCCAGTAGTGGGACTGGAGACCAGGTTTTATGTAGTGGAGATGAGGCATTGTTGAACAAAAGGGAACAGAATTTGCCTAATCCTCTAAAACCCTGA